In the Ostrinia nubilalis chromosome 15, ilOstNubi1.1, whole genome shotgun sequence genome, one interval contains:
- the LOC135078723 gene encoding recQ-mediated genome instability protein 1-like, producing MTSNNLINSVRQYLASHCMRVEEEWLAGCVEFLTEDSSNNYSEADIKNLAKEQWLLNDLKDICPGSLPPNLKERVKTVLSDRFVLQINTAVDIGTPAYQQYLKLQKVNTENIDATTKFDDKIPNHRMIKLYLTDGVQEISGIEYKPMRNLSCDITPGCKVLIKGPVECRRGVLLLTESSIELLGGEVQEIAVSHSLAGMLSSKLGLPITQETDGADLNTTISHPRNTNIPTPHTQMPPARQVDDSRPVARVTSLQVASTIADDDIDLDHIAAIEAEFSTNPGKRQLTHLDLKPEKKLKTEVVNNPDDYPDDNDFLDEDEDYLKEMEAQFDAQIAKGPVKASSEPFVYIKQINDMKHSDKVGRVFKVKAQIMKLLSKLSVGKDGWSLKCTLIDGTGNIDVDFTSDVLSKLVGFTPQEMNDLKKKMASNPALKEKAVSALQKAKDTLQVLYCIIELTILEVPKITSLVPFEESHVDLLSKRVKSYESVL from the exons ATGACTTCTAACAATCTTATAAACTCAGTTCGTCAGTATCTAGCTTCGCATTGTATGCGTGTAGAAGAAGAATGGCTAGCGGG atGTGTAGAATTCTTGACGGAAGACAGTAGCAATAATTACTCTGAAGCAGATATAAAGAACTTGGCTAAGGAGCAATGGTTGTTGAATGATCTGAAAGATATTTGTCCCGGGTCTTTGCCCCCCAATCTTAAAGAGAGGGTTAAGACTGTACTGTCAGACAGGTTCGTGCTGCAGATCAACACTGCTGTAGATATAG GAACACCAGCCTATCAGCAATATCTGAAGTTGCAAAAGGTGAACACAGAGAACATTGATGCCACAACCAAGTTTGATGATAAAATACCAAACCACAG GATGATTAAGTTGTATCTAACTGATGGTGTTCAAGAGATATCAGGCATAGAGTATAAGCCCATGAGGAACCTCTCCTGTGATATCACACCAGGCTGCAAAGTACTTATAAAAG GTCCTGTAGAATGTCGTCGTGGCGTCCTACTGCTGACTGAGAGTTCTATAGAGCTCCTGGGCGGGGAGGTGCAAGAGATCGCCGTGTCCCACTCCCTGGCAGGCATGCTGTCTTCCAAACTTGGCCTGCCCATTACTCAAG AAACAGACGGAGCAGACCTCAACACTACAATATCTCATCCGCGGAATACCAACATCCCAACACCGCACACTCAAATGCCACCGGCAAGACAAGTCGATGACTCCCGCCCAGTGGCCAGGGTCACCAGCCTCCAAGTAGCAAGTACCATAGCCGACGACGACATTGACCTGGATCACATAGCCGCTATCGAAGCTGAGTTCTCTACCAACCCTGGCAAAAGGCAGCTAACACATTTAGATCTGAAGCCAGAGAAGAAATTAAAAACAGAAGTCGTCAACAATCCTGATGACTACCCTGATGATAACGACTTCTTAGACGAAGATGAGGACTATTTGAAAGAAATGGAAGCTCAGTTTGACGCTCAAATTGCTAAAGGTCCCGTAAAGGCGTCTTCGGAACCGTTCGTTTATATCAAGCAAATCAATGACATGAAACACAGTGATAAAGTGGGAAGAGTATTCAAAGTGAAGGCTCAGATTATGAAGCTTCTATCGAAGTTGTCTGTGGGCAAAGATGGGTGGAGTCTCAAATGCACTCTCATAGATGGCACAGGAAATATAGACGTAGATTTCACGAGCGACGTTTTATCCAAACTAGTCGGGTTCACGCCTCAGGAGATGAAcgatttgaaaaagaaaatggcGTCCAATCCAGCGCTCAAAGAAAAGGCTGTTTCT gcACTACAGAAAGCAAAGGATACCTTACAAGTGTTGTACTGTATAATAGAGCTGACAATCCTAGAAGTGCCTAAAATCACCTCTCTTGTGCCTTTTGAAGAATCTCACGTCGATTTGCTAAGTAAAAGAGTTAAAAGTTATGAATCTGTTTTATAG
- the LOC135078589 gene encoding macoilin-like, whose product MKRRNAESGKMRRPLKRTKITEGMYGNSLVYLKFVMLWATVVMADYMLEFRFEFLWPFWMMLRSVYDSFKYQGLAFSVFFICIALTSDMICYFFIPLQYIFFAASTYVWVQYTWYTFADKGLCLPTVAVCCLVLWIEGALRIERVGVGVGLGVGAGLCRPLAAHAVGYPAVTLGFGVKSYVSHRLRLRRQRRVRAENEFYFQLMRDALPEPAPDQQPVASPAPAKEAECEKMNGSVKRRCAKEQNGHCPTSQEHAQLQFKLDKLEKHLAAATAASARPHAQTNGAPPGPQTDDAQTNGKGCSKSTKCEKKEANTIKEEKKKNKNKDKDKESSDSNKSTEQLKEQTIVKEVESTKESVKNKECNGYKDKEKEREKEKEKDKEKEKEKEKDKERERESRESRETKESREARSLSEEVRRLRASVASALRGEAEARRALAACAAADRQRRADHQQLKQAHAALQHK is encoded by the exons ATGAAGAGACGGAATGCCGAAAGTGGCAAGATGCGGCGCCCCCTAAAGCGCACAAAAATCACCGAAGGAATGTATGGAAA TTCATTGGTGTACCTAAAGTTTGTGATGCTGTGGGCGACGGTAGTGATGGCCGACTACATGCTGGAGTTCAGATTTGAGTTCCTGTGGCCGTTCTGGATGATGCTGCGATCAGTGTACGACTCATTTAAATATCAAGGGCTT GCATTTTCAGTGTTTTTCATATGCATTGCCCTGACTTCCGACATGATATGTTATTTCTTCATACCTCTGCAGTACATATTTTTTGCTGCAAGTACCTATGTTTGGGTACAGTACACATGGTATACAT TCGCAGACAAAGGGCTCTGTTTGCCCACGGTGGCGGTGTGCTGCCTCGTGCTGTGGATCGAGGGCGCGCTACGCATTGAGCGCGTGGGCGTGGGCGTGGGGCTAGGCGTGGGCGCCGGGCTGTGTCGGCCGCTGGCAGCTCATGCAGTGGGATACCCGGCTGTCACGCTCGGGTTTGGAGTAAAG TCGTACGTGAGCCACCGGCTGCGGCTGCGCAGACAGCGGCGCGTGCGCGCGGAGAACGAGTTCTACTTCCAGCTCATGCGCGACGCGCTGCCCGAGCCCGCGCCCGACCAG CAACCTGTGGCCAGCCCGGCGCCGGCCAAGGAGGCGGAGTGCGAGAAAATGAACGGCTCCGTCAAGCGGCGCTGCGCCAAGGAGCAGAACGGGCACTGTCCCACGTCGCAGGAGCACGCGCAACTACAGTTTAAG TTAGATAAGCTAGAGAAGCACTTGGCGGCGGCCACGGCGGCGTCGGCGCGGCCGCACGCGCAGACCAACGGCGCGCCGCCCGGTCCGCAGACAGACGACGCGCAAACCAACGGGAAGG GTTGTTCGAAGTCGACAAAGTGTGAAAAGAAAGAGGCTAAcacaataaaagaagaaaaaaagaagaataaaaacaAAGATAAAGATAAGGAAAGCAGTGATAGTAATAAGAGTACCGAACAGT tgAAAGAACAAACTATAGTTAAAGAAGTAGAAAGTACAAAAGAAAGTGTAAAAAATAAAGAGTGCAATGGTTACAAagataaagaaaaagaaagagagaaagaaAAAGAGAAGGACAAAGAAAAGGAAAAAGAGAAAGAAAAGGACAAAGAACGGGAACGTGAATCG CGTGAATCCCGAGAAACAAAAGAGTCGCGTGAAGCGCGCTCCCTCTCGGAGGAGGTGCGGCGATTGCGAGCATCCGTTGCGAGCGCGCTGCGAGGCGAGGCCGAGGCGCGCCGCGCGCTGGCCGCGTGCGCCGCCGCCGACCGCCAGCGCCGCGCCGACCACCAGCAGCTGAAGCAGGCGCACGCCGCGCTGCAGCACAAGTGA
- the LOC135078591 gene encoding macoilin-like produces MSAWRGSERSTASLERRLGEERRARSHVESQLQRQRSARQDSGECENSWCVSRRAAAESETATLRRDLQRAREAATALQRDLNQATEQVRNLETRERQDESNASSANGRMAGALTALHERAAHLERALSAETRVKLDLLSALGDAKRHMQIQQALCDVTLGTCRHTALHERAAHLERALSAETRVKLDLLSALGDAKRHMQIQQGRRGCDTSPV; encoded by the exons ATGTCAGCGTGGCGCGGCAGCGAGCGCTCGACGGCGTCGCTGGAGCGGCGGCTGGGCGAggagcggcgcgcgcgctcgcACGTCGAGAGCCAGCTGCAGCGCCAGCGCAGCGCCCGCCAGGACAG CGGTGAATGCGAGAACTCGTGGTGCGTGTCGCGGCGGGCCGCGGCGGAGAGCGAGACAGCTACATTACGCCGCGACTTGCAACGCGCGCGTGAAGCCGCCACTGCGTTACAGAGGGATCTCAACCAAGCCACGGAGCAG GTTCGCAACCTCGAAACCCGTGAGCGGCAAGACGAGTCGAACGCGTCAAGCGCGAACGGACGTATGGCCGGCGCGCTCACGGCGTTACACGAGCGTGCGGCGCACTTGGAACGCGCGCTGTCGGCCGAGACGCGCGTCAAGCTCGACCTGCTCTCCGCGCTCGGCGACGCCAAGCGACACATGCAGATACAGCAAG CcctgtgtgacgtcacactcggCACATGTAGACACACGGCGTTACACGAGCGTGCGGCGCACTTGGAGCGCGCGCTGTCGGCCGAGACGCGCGTCAAGCTCGACCTGCTCTCCGCGCTCGGCGACGCCAAGCGACACATGCAGATACAGCAAGGTAGGCGTGGGTGTGACACGAGCcctgtgtga